In one Myotis daubentonii chromosome 1, mMyoDau2.1, whole genome shotgun sequence genomic region, the following are encoded:
- the TASOR2 gene encoding protein TASOR 2 isoform X4, with product MAASAHKSLLELSENVLISPWNGKLIIKGCLLCDITLWSSYGTVVPIQLPHELDFKYVMKVSSLKKRLPEAIFRKQNYLEQKVCCQDMYFNMYEVELSNKQGDKIDKLTEVIKNKQLALIKCLENREVFILLTSSALISETNFGDEQMALHGLHLFHSSLSAAKGETASQLQSKISLCGQEDVIGINTAQPENITVAQKAPAENSIVNCDSQALNLLADLALSAATSTTPPSEPRNLPCSSELPQSNVLLSKEHSLSNTSDHEYHRGVKSKKRGVLPKPSSDKKSNLTSDSTVSQEEESLVPDSQTPIEAQSALPEETMETSDASQSSVAVEHSYALLLAEHSKKVLQQRGLPGPAFTKNGTKGPEAGTPVGKVMPFRHQLSTSPIQKLPEDPVLKRRSRLLSSSLRDFYCSRTVFSCDGSFKVTFKCETNYVFSLDSKYTNNPLEKTVLRALHGPWNTDLPDNVEEVKLLLHMWVALFYSNQNRVIRSSRKVVEHSNPAKYVSINTTIESFQFSEIEESPSMERCSVGPLLETEEAPRGHSAEVSFPDTNSLLPFIKPPARGLELWVQNEQKEVLVREDHPDTPEKQNFIYSCNNEIIEGKSKQESSDKTETSNLVLSNTGSIQINGPSIPGEDKTFEPLDSTRVTSFDTVTQTTFTKTCDGISSQSVICQKSVYSTLESKVDNFHATVQAKTSGLQTLIEHSSPQNKECQPSQEKKDDMGYVMINLEPVTLTFEKNACIPIQAEIANRADKPTTFNMELLKQVSPARSFRLPISTFEKVQTQGLKDILSLATSGEKGTKYLCASSVSGETLANNEMCSLQKEIPVPGSSLPTDNSLEKEAVPLVKSCNFSLPREEMKLSQELFLQPKSLLSISSEEILEPSQIEEASPSASAMLEKNYSLSCIPSRSNTSNGSLELKSDKSGLNSENRNFESFKSAFAKQTSLSINGEEVSLELEEDSDIDLTLTISPPTSPREEMPAGETEQHQGAPLPNLELQDIDEDIIEPQEVTFIENREVNSAKYTSALELTEEVNVTSDFPFGSLIEEVSPASSPDPQIPVEETQPSRDVSPCSLKHPDAQSGKSGKFSHIESVDLAITEKENSFGPIHPMGQNNLTQVPQTQLPAEMPLLLNNHPGRKDKHSTLLGKVTKEIVPSEHREDFSFSEKVPCCNKELNQPASTGSYRADFKTSLEKLVTSGNPLQPISIENRNSGLNHLALETSEPPYSPRKILENKSLVDTFISTNSPSEITNVSLKQETSPKSIKSLFSSDLKINEGNYMQVQSLSSDSVDEADDTQAHRHPEIPNLAFSSSGATVTHFTRPINVETGFQTQEISVVRMASLLKNSETEAELYENNIDLGGIDSESNTSSPEGKQKTTHMPQDMSTCKTKDLSNKGLSPMYLYADSHQNTAVTSENVNKESSAFFVPKSCAALVCGVSKEQVENKSSGEGIRAEEDSETLEGDMDNSVNSDFHYEPLSGDSDQDSFGDCRNSKLDMESSCALRYSHKKEGALKDGYDSFLSLNNSHKDDWAYSTQVSELETSIPPRNRFDGLKKEDKSVPCYIQIRDLHGIPRTYTNFTITKEVKGTKRTLHGLRRQRNFTAKHGLLSSWTNTWQIEDNLTQNTLDLEYLRFQQKLKQIVKKGDSQLSPSSTNDFLKKPSLQIASEAFPLPKTSESSVLHPPSQSKSTLLVTIMHSDSRPQSQHPRRHRSSKLDSSSFWKERCDRRRNHLTNSKRNQTVSFHLNKLKYNSTLKESRNDISLILNEYAEFNKVVMNGNQVSLRVKESNVGSGEATSQEMYSSPRRSASYEDMITDLCNSLRVKLKSVVKEACKSTFLFYLVETEDKSFFVRTKNILRKGGHTEIEPQHFCQAFHRENDMLMVIIKNEDISSHLHQIPSLLKLKHFPSVIFAGVDSPEDVLNYTFQELFRTGGFVVSDDRILETLTLVQLKEIVKALEKLNGNGRWKWLLHYRENKKLKEDVRVDSIAHKKNLILKSYQSANIIELLHYHQCDSRSSTKAEHLKCLLNLQIQHIHARFAVFLTEKPVSREVFENSGILVTDVNNFIENIQKVAAPFRSSYW from the exons CCAAAGGAGAAACTGCTTCTCAGCTTCAATCAAAAATTTCATTATGTGGGCAAGAAGATGTTATTGGCATAAATACAGCTCAACCAGAAAATATCACAGTGGCTCAGAAAGCTCCAGCTGAGAATTCCATTGTCAACTGTGACTCCCAGGCCCTAAACCTGTTAGCTGATCTCGCATTAAGCGCTGCTACCTCTACCACACCACCATCTGAGCCCAGAAATCTTCCTTGCTCTTCTGAATTGCCACAAAGCAATGTTTTGCTTTCTAAAGAACATTCTCTGAGCAATACATCTGACCATGAATATCATAGAGgagttaaaagtaaaaaaaggggAGTGTTACCTAAGCCCTCCTCTGATAAGAAGAGTAATCTGACATCAGACTCCACTGTCAGCCAAGAGGAAGAGAGCTTGGTTCCCGACAGTCAGACCCCTATTGAAGCCCAGTCAGCACTTCCTGAGGAAACAATGGAAACTTCAGATGCAAGCCAAAGTTCTGTTGCTGTGGAACATTCCTATGCCCTGCTCCTTGCAGAACATTCAAAGAAGGTGCTACAGCAGAGAGGGTTACCAGGCCCTGCCTTCACCAAGAATGGCACAaaaggccctgaagcaggaaccccagtgggaaaAGTAATGCCATTTCGGCATCAGCTGAGCACCTCCCCTATTCAAAAGCTTCCTGAGGACCCAGTACTCAAGCGCAGGAGCAGATTGCTGTCTTCCAGCCTGAGAGACTTTTACTGCTCTCGTACTGTGTTCAGCTGTGACGGCTCCTTCAAGGTCACTTTCAAATGTGAAACAAACTATGTATTCAGCTTAGACAGCAAATATACCAACAACCCACTGGAGAAAACTGTACTAAGAGCATTACATGG GCCCTGGAACACTGATTTACCTGATAATGTGGAAGAAGTGAAGCTTTTACTTCATATGTGGGTGGCTTTGTTTTACAGCAATCAAAACAGAGTCATACGATCATCCCGAAAAGTAGTAGAACACAGCAACCCTGCCAAATATGTGTCTATCAATACTACAATAGAATCTTTTCAATTCAGTGAAATTGAGGAGTCCCCCAGTATGGAAAGGTGTTCTGTAGGCCCTTTGTTGGAGACAGAGGAAGCTCCCAGAGGTCATAGTGCTGAAGTGTCCTTCCCTGACACTAACTCCTTGCTTCCTTTCATTAAACCACCTGCAAGAGGCTTGGAACTCTGGGTACAGAATGAACAGAAAGAAGTTTTGGTAAGAGAGGATCATCCAGATACTCCAGAAAAGCAGAATTTCATCTATTCTTGTAATAATGAG ATCATTGAGGGGAAATCCAAACAAGAGTCATCGGATAAAACAGAGACTTCTAATCTTGTGCTTTCTAACACTGGAAGTATCCAAATTAATGGACCTTCTATTCCTGGTGAAGATAAAACCTTTGAGCCACTTGATAGCACAAGAGTGACTTCTTTTGATACAGTCACACAAACCACATTCACCAAGACTTGTGATGGGATCAGCAGTCAGTCAGTGATTTGTCAAAAATCTGTGTATAGCACCCTTGAAAGCAAAGTTGATAATTTCCATGCAACAGTGCAAGCAAAAACAAGTGGTTTACAGACCCTTATCGAGCATAGCAGCCCCCAAAACAAAGAATGTCAGCCTTCACAGGAAAAGAAAGATGATATGGGGTATGTAATGATTAATCTGGAACCAGTTACtcttacttttgaaaaaaatgcatGTATACCAATACAGGCAGAAATTGCAAATAGAGCTGATAAACCTACAACCTTTAATATGGAGTTGCTTAAACAAGTATCACCTGCTAGAAGTTTTAGACTTCCTATATCCACATTTGAAAAGGTACAAACACAAGGTCTTAAGGACATTCTATCTCTAGCAACGTCAGGAGAAAAAGGCACTAAGTACCTTTGTGCTTCCTCAGTAAGTGGAGAGACACTAGCTAATAATGAAATGTGTTCATTACAGAAAGAGATTCCTGTTCCAGGCTCATCATTGCCAACTGATAATTCATTGGAAAAGGAGGCAGTACCATTAGTTAAAAGTTGTAATTTTTCATTACCCAGAGAAGAAATGAAACTCTCTCAAGAACTTTTTCTGCAACCTAAGAGTCTCTTAAGCATATCTTCAGAAGAGATTTTGGAGCCATCACAGATTGAAGAAGCCTCACCATCAGCCTCTGCCATGTTGGAAAAAAATTACTCACTTAGCTGCATTCCATCAAGAAGTAATACATCAAATGGCTCTTTAGAATTAAAGAGTGACAAGAGTGGTCTAAACAGTGAAAATAGGAATTTTGAATCATTTAAGTCCGCATTTGCTAAACAAACCAGCCTATCTATAAATGGAGAGGAGGTAAGCCTAGAGTTAGAGGAAGATTCTGACATTGACCTAACTCTCACAATATCACCACCTACAAGTCCCAGAGAAGAAATGCCAGCTGGTGAAACAGAGCAACATCAAGGGGCCCCATTACCAAATTTAGAACTCCAGGATATAGATGAAGACATAATTGAGCCACAAGAAGTGACTTTCATAGAAAACAGAGAAGTGAATTCTGCTAAATATACTTCTGCCCTTGAGCTTACAGAGGAAGTTAATGTTACTTCAGACTTTCCCTTTGGTTCTTTAATTGAAGAAGTGTCACCAGCTTCTAGTCCTGACCCCCAGATACCAGTTGAAGAAACACAACCATCTCGGGATGTATCTCCATGTAGTTTAAAACATCCCGATGCACAGAGTGGGAAAAGTGGCAAATTCTCCCACATTGAGTCAGTAGATTTGGCCataacagaaaaggaaaattctTTTGGTCCTATCCATCCAATGGGACAAAATAACCTAACTCAGGTACCACAAACACAACTTCCTGCTGAAATGCCTCTACTATTAAATAATCATCCAGGAAGAAAAGATAAGCATTCAACCCTTCTGGGCAAAGTAACTAAGGAAATTGTCCCAAGTGAACATCGTGAGGATTTCTCTTTCTCAGAAAAGGTGCCATGCTGCAATAAAGAATTAAACCAGCCTGCCTCAACTGGCAGTTACAGAGCTGACTTCAAGACTTCTCTAGAAAAATTGGTAACGTCAGGAAATCCATTGCAGCCGATCAGTATAGAAAACAGAAATTCAGGCTTAAATCACCTTGCCTTGGAGACCAGTGAGCCCCCATATAGTCCTAGAAAGATTTTGGAAAATAAGTCTTTGGTTGATACATTTATTTCTACAAATAGTCCAAGTGAAATAACGAATGTATCGTTAAAACAGGAGACTAGTCCGAAAAGCATTAAGAGTCTCTTTAGCAgtgatttgaaaataaatgaaggcaATTACATGCAAGTTCAGTCCTTGAGCTCTGACTCAGTCGATGAAGCTGATGatacacaggcacacaggcacccAGAGATCCCCAACCTTGCTTTTTCCTCAAGTGGTGCTACCGTAACCCATTTTACAAGACCCATAAACGTTGAGACAGGGTTTCAAACACAGGAAATATCAGTAGTCAGAATGGCCAGTTTGCTTAAGAATAGTGAAACCGAAGCTGAATTATATGAAAACAACATAGACCTAGGAGGTATTGACTCTGAATCAAACACATCGTCTCCAGAAggcaaacaaaaaaccacccatATGCCGCAAGATATGTCAACATGCAAAACAAAAGATCTGTCGAATAAAGGACTTTCCCCCATGTATCTATATGCTGATTCTCACCAAAACACAGCAGTCACCAGTGAAAATGTCAATAAAGAGTCTTCTGCCTTTTTTGTTCCCAAATCTTGTGCTGCTCTTGTTTGTGGAGTCTCTAAAGAGCAGGTGGAAAATAAAAGCTCTGGTGAGGGGATCAGGGCTGAGGAGGACTCTGAAACCCTGGAGGGAGATATGGATAATAGTGTGAATTCTGACTTCCATTATGAGCCACTTTCCGGAGACTCTGATCAAGACTCTTTTGGTGATTGTAGAAATTCCAAATTAGACATGGAGAGTTCCTGCGCTTTGCGATATAGTCACAAGAAAGAAGGTGCTTTGAAAGATGGTTATGACTCTTTCCTGAGCCTAAACAATAGTCATAAGGACGATTGGGCCTACTCTACCCAGGTTTCAGAGTTGGAGACCAGCATACCTCCCCGAAACCGGTTTGATGGATTAAAGAAAGAAGATAAGAGTGTGCCATGTTACATCCAAATCAGAGATCTCCATGGTATCCCCAGGACTTACACTAATTTTACTATAACTAAAGAGGTCAAAGGTACCAAGAGAACTTTGCACGGCCTGAGGAGGCAGCGCAATTTCACTGCTAAACATGGCTTGCTAAGCTCCTGGACAAATACTTGGCAGATAGAAGATAACCTTACTCAGAACACTTTAGATCTGGAATATCTGCGTTTCCAACAGAAACTGAAGCAAATTGTAAAGAAAGGGGATTCCCAGCTTTCTCCATCTTCCACCAATGACTTTTTGAAGAAACCATCTCTCCAAATTGCCTCTGAAGCTTTCCCTTTGCCAAAAACATCTGAATCCTCAGTTCTCCATCCTCCATCCCAGAGCAAAAGTACCCTGTTGGTAACAATCATGCACTCAGACTCCAGGCCACAGAGCCAGCACCCAAGACGCCACAGGTCCAGCAAATTAGACAGTTCTTCCTTTTGGAAGGAAAGATGTGATCGCAGGAGAAATCATCTTACAAATTCTAAAAGAAATCAGACTGTTTCTTTCCACCTCAACAAACTGAAATATAACAGTACTTTGAAGGAATCCCGGAATGATATCTCCCTTATTCTCAATGAATATGCGGAATTCAACAAGGTGGTGATGAATGGCAATCAAGTCAGTTTGCGAGTTAAAGAGTCAAATGTTGGTTCTGGAGAAGCCACATCTCAAGAGATGTATTCTTCCCCAAGAAGATCAGCCTCCTATGAAGACATGATTACCGACTTGTGTAACAGTTTGCGCGTCAAACTAAAAAGTGTCGTGAAAGAGGCGTGCAAAAGCACCTTTCTGTTTTACCTCGTTGAGACAGAGGACAAGTCATTCTTTGTGAGAACAAAG AATATTCTGAGGAAAGGAGGCCATACAGAAATTGAACCTCAGCATTTCTGTCAAGCTTTTCACAGAGAGAATGATATGCTAATGGTCATCATCAAAAATGAAGATATCTCATCACATTTACATCAA ATTCCTTCTTTGCTGAAGCTCAAGCATTTTCCCAGTGTCATCTTCGCCGGAGTAGACAGCCCTGAAGATGTTCTCAATTACACCTTCCAAGAGCTGTTTCGGACTGGAGGCTTTGTGGTATCAGATGACAGAATATTAGAAACTTTAACATTAG TTCAACTGAAGGAAATTGTGAAAGCCCTGGAGAAACTAAATGGAAATGGAAGATGGAAATGGTTGCTTCACTACagggaaaataaaaagctaaaggaagaTGTAAG AGTGGATTCAATTGCACATAAGAAGAACTTAATATTGAAATCCTACCAGAGTGCAAATATCATTGAATTGCTTCATTATCACCAGTGTGACTCTCGGTCATCAACAAAAGCAGAACATTTAAAATGTCTCCTAAACCTGCAAATTCAGCATATCCATGCCAGGTTTGCTGTCTTCCTAACAG agaaGCCTGTCTCCAGAGAAGTCTTTGAAAATAGTGGCATCCTTGTTACAGATGTAAATAACTTTAttgaaaatatacaaaaagtAGCAGCTCCATTTAGGAGTAGCTATTGGTAA